ctcttcttctttgtttttattgatTTCATACCCTAATTTTACCCTGATTTCTACTTCTATACAAATTCttgttttctattgtttcttcTCTGGTCTCCTCCCATTCCTAACCTTCGTTCCTGCTTAATTATCGTCTTTTCAGGCTCTGAGCAAGATCGCATGCAACCGACTCCAGAAGGAACTTGTCGAGTGGCAGGTTAATCCTCCTGCAGGTTTCAAACATAAGGCCACCGATAATCTCCAAAGGTTAGGGTTGTTAGGTCTTATTTTCCACTCGATTTCACTATtcccttaatttttattttatttaatgaacTGAAATTTTTTCAATGACTGATTTTGTCTCTTTTACTCTTCGTCATATTCTTTAATTTGCGTTTTGTGTTccgtttgtttgttttttctttcttctttttttgaagGTGGATTATCGAAGTTAATGGAGCTTCTGGAACTCTCTATGCAAATGAAACGTATCAGCTTCAAGTAGATTTTCCTGAGCATTACCCTATGGAAGCGCCGCAGGTAGGAAAAAGATCGGATcttctgcctttttttttttttttactacaccACAGAGAATTTTCTGAATTCTAACATTGTTCTTTCGGTTTGGACAGGTTATTTTTATCCCTCCTGCCCCGCTGCATCCGCACATTTACAGCAACGGGCATATATGTTTAGGTAATGACAATAACGTATTTCggctttttttatttctgatAATTCATGCTGATTATCTGTTGGCACAGTGCTATGGACGCTTTCCTTGCCTGTGTACGAGTGTGAATTCCCTGCATTGAGAATCAGGGAGACTTTGTGCGTTAGTTACACCATTCTAAGTGTAGGCTTGTGCTGCCCATGAATTGGAAGGGATTGTCTCTGTCAAATCACGTAATGCTGATGTTATTTTGTCTAGTCGGTTTTTCATCTAAATAGAAAGCTTGTATAGCCATCGTGTTGATGTGCAAAATTATACTCTAGTTTGAtgcttgtatatatatatatatatatgtatatgtatcctgtattgtttttatttatggGGTCTTGGGGTTGGGGGATGAATTGTATCTTGTTTTTGCACATGATGTTTGTTGGAAGGCAAATACCCCCTTTCATTAGGGATCTATCTGATGGTATTTTCTGTTGTgcattggatgatgatgatgatggcatTCTTTGATTGATTAGTTTCTTTTCCCATCGGGGTCAATGTCATGATTCATTGCCTCAAATTTCTAACCTATTCGGCAGACTGCTTATTTCACTGCTGTTAAGTCACCCTGTGCTGTGCTTGACATGCACTGAAAGTTCTCTTCAGCTATTAGGGTGTGAGACGAATATTATTTGCATCCAGTTTTTGAacatttaaataataaaaataatggtTGTCCTGTTCCATTATCATTGTTATAGTTTAATTAGttattgtttcatttttcttgaaatattttatttattttttatatgttaataCATGATTCCCATCAGGGTCAATGTCACGATTCATTGCCTCAAATTTCTAAGCTAGGTTCTGCTTATTTCACTGCTGTTGAGTCACCCTGTGCTTTACATGCTCTGAAAGTTCTCTTCAGCTATTAGGGTGTGAGACAAATATTATTTGCATgcagtttttaaaattttttgaaaatttaaataataaaaataatggtTGTCCTGTTCCATTATCATTGTTATAGTTTAATTAGttattgtttcatttttcttgaaatattttatttattttttatatgttaataCATGATTTAAGGAAGCATTGTTATTGTGTTGCAATACTATTTAGTTTCAAGGTGATCGCATACATACAGAGAGATGGATACATACATCTGTCAGTGCATGAATACATACAACAGTTGGCATGCCCCTATTTGGAACAGTTACGTTTCTTATttattgatttggaatcttccttACAATGTtcatttagtattttttttttctggttgtaTGTTTTATCTCCTTTTTTTAATTGGTCTCCCTATTGTCATCATCTTCCCCCCCCCGGGGGAATCAGCAACAACTGAAGAAATTTATTACTAAGAGAAAGAAGATACAGGAGAGTGTAGCAAAGCAAGGGAAAATGAAGAACTATACACCAAGGTCATTCTGCAACCACATACATAAGACCAAAACCTCCCCTATACCCTCAGTTCCACATTCCCATCTACACTTCCACCACACTCCCCAGACTCCCACACCCCTGAAACACCTAACTCACCCTTCAAGTGTACTTTACAGCATGCCCTGAAGAGACCATGTCCTCTTAGTTTGTTGTTAAGAGGGTACCCTATCATCTTCTCTACTGCTTGCCCTCTTGATTTTTTCATCATGATGTGTTAACATTCTCTGTGCCCCCTTGTGGTCCACAAAGAGCATTCATTCATTATTCTATTTGGGTGATTAGAAATAAACAGAAATTGCCTCCATTTTTTTGTCCTATCATGTTATCCAGTTAATCCAGTTCAGAAGCCTACCCATATGTTAAAGTTATCCCAGTTGTGCAATTATTCCATTGCTTTGAGCATCCCAGTGATTAGTGGGTTAGTAGGACAATATGGCATGCCCAAAACAATCCAATTCTTTGGATCATTCGAATTGGACAGTTTGATCAAGTAAGGTTTTATGATGTATTTCATATTTGGTGATGTGGATTTGAATTCAAGTTGTGCTCAACACAGCAAAGCCTTAGCCACAGGGTCAGCTATAGTTTCTTGTACCTAAAGTTCGAGCatttattttgattgaattTTAGATGCCAGTGTTCTAATCCCCTCAGACCAATTAGACCTTTTGATCAGAGGATCCAATTGCTGAACTGCTGAGTGCTTACCATCAGGCCAAAGGTCTACTAAAGAGTGGTTTTGTGGAGCTGGTGGGTACTGAACCAGGTTCCAAACCGGATTGTGTTATGAGCATTAAAGTTTAGTCTAACTTGAaagccaggaaaaaaaaaaaaagagttcaacTAAAAATgtgaagtaattttttttttggggggtggggggggtgggaCTTGCTAAActagacatttttttttatgcatggACTCTAAGATCAGCTAATCAGCTGGTTGACTACCT
This Macadamia integrifolia cultivar HAES 741 chromosome 10, SCU_Mint_v3, whole genome shotgun sequence DNA region includes the following protein-coding sequences:
- the LOC122091038 gene encoding probable ubiquitin-conjugating enzyme E2 18; its protein translation is MTSSSAPSRKALSKIACNRLQKELVEWQVNPPAGFKHKATDNLQRWIIEVNGASGTLYANETYQLQVDFPEHYPMEAPQVIFIPPAPLHPHIYSNGHICLDILYDSWSPAMTVSSICISILSMLSSSTVKQRPADNDRYVKNCRNGRSPKETRWWFHDDKV